One stretch of Novosphingobium pentaromativorans US6-1 DNA includes these proteins:
- a CDS encoding SDR family NAD(P)-dependent oxidoreductase, with the protein MAKLKDKVVAVTGAGRGIGREIALLAAREGAKVVVNDLGGSQEGDGADVGPAQEVVNEIKGFGGDAVANTADISNPQGAQSIIGDAIDRFGRIDGVVNNAGILRDRIFHKMSQDDWDTLIRINLNGYFYVSKAAALAFKEQGSGSFVHFTSTSGLIGNFGQANYSAAKMGVVGLSNSIALDMARSNVNSNCIAPFAWSRMTATIPPQNEEERKRVERIKSMTPDKIAPLAVGLLSDEAKEVTGQIFAVRKNEIFLFSVPRPIRSMHRSEGWTPDSIVSDLLPAFRSSFHKMERSGDVFSWDPI; encoded by the coding sequence ATGGCTAAGCTGAAGGACAAGGTCGTTGCTGTAACGGGTGCCGGCCGCGGAATCGGGCGGGAAATTGCTCTGCTCGCCGCGCGCGAGGGCGCCAAGGTGGTGGTCAACGATCTCGGTGGATCGCAGGAAGGCGACGGCGCGGATGTCGGTCCGGCGCAGGAAGTCGTGAACGAGATCAAGGGATTCGGCGGCGATGCTGTCGCGAATACCGCTGACATCTCCAATCCTCAGGGCGCGCAGTCCATCATCGGCGACGCAATCGACCGCTTTGGCCGTATCGACGGCGTTGTGAACAATGCGGGCATCTTGCGCGACCGCATCTTCCACAAGATGAGCCAGGACGATTGGGATACGCTGATCCGCATCAACCTGAACGGGTATTTCTACGTATCCAAGGCCGCGGCCCTTGCCTTCAAGGAGCAGGGATCGGGATCGTTCGTCCACTTCACCTCCACCTCGGGCCTGATCGGCAACTTCGGCCAGGCGAACTACTCGGCGGCGAAGATGGGCGTGGTCGGTTTGTCGAATTCGATCGCGCTCGACATGGCGCGCTCGAATGTCAATTCCAACTGCATCGCTCCTTTCGCATGGAGTCGCATGACTGCGACGATCCCGCCGCAGAACGAAGAAGAGCGCAAGCGCGTCGAGCGCATCAAGTCAATGACCCCGGACAAGATCGCGCCGCTCGCCGTTGGGCTGCTTTCCGACGAAGCCAAGGAAGTGACCGGGCAGATCTTCGCTGTCCGCAAGAACGAGATATTCCTCTTCTCGGTCCCGCGTCCGATCCGCTCGATGCATCGCTCGGAAGGGTGGACGCCGGATTCGATCGTGTCCGATCTGCTGCCGGCTTTCCGTAGCTCGTTCCATAAAATGGAGCGTTCGGGCGACGTGTTCAGCTGGGATCCGATCTGA
- a CDS encoding acetyl-CoA acetyltransferase, which produces MASGIKDKVAILGMGCAKFGERWNDDADTLMVEAYTEALADAGIETSQIDAAWLSVGFDAMNIGPSGIPAAMALRLPNIAVTKVENYCASGTEAFRGAVYAVASGAADIALAVGVEKLKDTGYGGLPVRTRGTMFDMIGVVGSAPGNFAQLASAYRARHGVAPEDLKRAMAHVSVKSHANGAKNPKAHLRKPVDMDTVLNAPMIAEPLGLFDCCGVSDGAAVAIVTTPEIARSLGKTDLVTVKALQLSVSNGWELQGSGWDGSYFHTTRVAATKAYQEAGITDPGSQVSLLEVHDCFSVTELVTMEDLHISRVGEGWRDVLDGRFDADGSNPCQIDGGLKCFGHPIGASGIRMIYENYLQILGRAGDRQREDNPVFGLSHNLGGMPNQNVAAITIVGQEGA; this is translated from the coding sequence ATGGCTAGCGGAATCAAGGACAAGGTCGCAATCCTCGGCATGGGGTGCGCGAAGTTCGGCGAACGCTGGAACGACGATGCCGATACCCTGATGGTGGAGGCCTATACCGAGGCGCTCGCCGATGCAGGGATCGAAACGTCGCAGATCGACGCGGCGTGGCTATCGGTCGGCTTCGATGCAATGAACATCGGCCCCTCGGGTATTCCCGCAGCGATGGCCTTGCGCCTTCCCAATATCGCCGTGACCAAGGTGGAGAACTATTGCGCCAGCGGCACCGAGGCGTTTCGCGGTGCCGTCTATGCGGTCGCTTCGGGCGCGGCGGACATCGCTTTGGCGGTGGGCGTCGAAAAGCTCAAGGATACCGGCTACGGCGGGCTTCCAGTGCGTACGCGCGGCACGATGTTCGACATGATCGGCGTAGTCGGATCGGCGCCGGGCAATTTCGCCCAGCTGGCATCCGCCTATCGTGCCCGTCACGGCGTCGCTCCCGAGGATCTCAAGCGGGCAATGGCGCACGTCTCGGTAAAAAGTCATGCCAATGGTGCCAAGAACCCCAAGGCGCATCTGCGCAAGCCGGTGGACATGGACACTGTGCTCAATGCGCCGATGATCGCGGAACCGCTCGGCCTGTTCGACTGCTGCGGCGTATCCGATGGCGCCGCCGTGGCCATCGTCACAACGCCCGAAATCGCGCGCTCGCTCGGCAAGACCGACCTCGTGACGGTCAAGGCCTTGCAACTTTCGGTCTCCAATGGCTGGGAACTTCAGGGCAGTGGCTGGGACGGCAGCTATTTCCATACCACCCGCGTTGCCGCTACGAAGGCCTACCAGGAAGCCGGGATCACCGATCCGGGTTCGCAGGTCAGCCTGCTCGAAGTCCACGACTGCTTTTCGGTCACGGAACTCGTCACGATGGAGGATCTCCATATCTCTCGCGTGGGAGAAGGCTGGCGCGACGTGCTCGACGGTCGCTTCGATGCAGATGGCAGCAATCCATGCCAGATCGATGGCGGACTGAAGTGCTTCGGTCATCCGATCGGCGCTTCGGGCATTCGCATGATCTACGAAAACTATCTGCAGATCCTGGGCCGGGCGGGCGATCGCCAGCGAGAGGATAATCCTGTCTTCGGTCTGTCGCACAATCTGGGCGGAATGCCCAACCAGAACGTCGCTGCGATCACCATCGTGGGCCAGGAAGGCGCCTGA
- a CDS encoding 3-oxoacid CoA-transferase subunit B, whose product MTGWTREQMAARAARELDDGFFVNLGIGIPTLVANYIDDDIDVTLQSENGILGLGPFPTEDAVDADIINAGKQTITELRRTAYVSSADSFAMIRGGHIDASILGAMEVSQGGDLSNWMVPGKMVKGPGGAMDLVAGVKRIIVLMDHVDKAGNPKFRRENTLPYTGRNVVDMIVTDLAVFERENRSSPFRLIELAPGVTAQDVAERTEAEYLA is encoded by the coding sequence ATGACGGGCTGGACGCGAGAACAGATGGCCGCGCGCGCCGCGCGCGAACTGGACGACGGATTTTTCGTCAATCTCGGGATCGGGATTCCGACACTGGTCGCCAACTACATCGATGACGATATCGATGTGACGCTTCAGTCCGAGAACGGCATCCTGGGACTTGGTCCCTTCCCAACCGAGGATGCGGTCGACGCGGATATCATCAATGCGGGCAAGCAGACCATCACCGAACTGCGGCGCACGGCCTATGTATCGTCGGCCGACAGTTTCGCGATGATCCGCGGCGGTCATATCGACGCATCGATCCTGGGGGCGATGGAGGTAAGCCAGGGCGGCGACCTGTCGAACTGGATGGTTCCGGGAAAGATGGTCAAGGGACCGGGAGGGGCGATGGACCTCGTGGCGGGCGTGAAGCGCATCATCGTGCTGATGGATCACGTCGACAAGGCTGGAAATCCCAAGTTCCGCCGCGAGAATACGCTGCCCTATACGGGCCGCAATGTCGTGGACATGATCGTAACCGATCTCGCGGTTTTCGAACGGGAGAACCGCAGTTCCCCGTTTCGTCTGATTGAGCTTGCGCCCGGCGTCACTGCGCAGGACGTGGCGGAGCGTACAGAAGCGGAGTATCTGGCATGA
- a CDS encoding hydroxymethylglutaryl-CoA synthase family protein: protein MAGIQSFGAYVPRLRLQRAAVHAANKWFAPGLGRLAKGERSMVNWDEDVVTMAVEAARDCLADRSREDIATVMLASSSAPFADRQNSGILKEALNLSDHVATIDIGMSQKAGAGALLQACRSASSGTVLVTASESRRARPASEDELLNGDGAAAFVIGEGDGLARLVDSYSVSADFVDHFRPEGEEFDTGWEARWVRDEGYSKLAGNAISGLLKQSGVDASAISKLIVGIPGKGIAAGLAKRAGIAAEAVADDLGAVMGSAGTAHPLVMLAHSLETAKPGDLLLVLGFGQGADVLLFEATDAIGSVRPLLGASGWLERGRQEPNYMKYLSFAGHIQLELGKRAEFDQSPVLTALYRNRKTVLGLVGGRCTETGTIQFPKTDISVNQNNPAIGTQEDYPLAEVPARVMSYTSDSLTFTLDPPNYYGMIDFEGGGRMLTEFTDVDPGQVAVGAPMRMMFRVKSRDNRSGFVQYFWKAVPTVGSDKNG, encoded by the coding sequence ATGGCTGGTATCCAATCTTTCGGCGCCTATGTGCCCCGTCTGCGCTTGCAGCGGGCCGCCGTGCACGCGGCTAACAAGTGGTTTGCACCGGGCCTTGGGCGACTCGCCAAGGGCGAACGGTCGATGGTGAACTGGGACGAGGATGTCGTCACGATGGCGGTCGAGGCGGCGCGAGACTGCCTTGCGGATCGCAGTCGCGAGGACATCGCCACGGTGATGCTCGCCTCCAGCAGCGCTCCGTTTGCCGACAGGCAGAATTCGGGGATCTTGAAGGAAGCGCTCAACCTTTCAGACCACGTCGCTACGATCGACATCGGCATGAGCCAGAAGGCAGGTGCCGGCGCGCTGCTGCAGGCCTGCCGCTCGGCGTCTAGCGGAACGGTGCTGGTCACGGCGTCGGAATCGCGGCGCGCGCGTCCAGCCTCGGAGGATGAGCTCCTCAATGGTGACGGGGCCGCAGCCTTCGTGATCGGCGAGGGGGACGGGCTCGCAAGGCTGGTCGACAGCTACAGTGTGTCTGCTGACTTCGTCGACCACTTCCGCCCCGAAGGTGAGGAGTTCGATACCGGCTGGGAAGCCCGCTGGGTTCGTGATGAGGGCTATTCCAAGCTGGCCGGCAACGCCATTTCCGGCTTGCTCAAGCAAAGCGGAGTGGACGCCTCGGCCATCAGCAAGCTGATCGTCGGCATTCCTGGCAAGGGGATCGCCGCGGGCTTGGCCAAGCGCGCAGGCATCGCAGCCGAAGCCGTAGCCGACGATCTGGGTGCGGTGATGGGCAGTGCCGGAACCGCGCATCCGCTGGTCATGCTTGCCCACTCGTTGGAAACGGCCAAGCCGGGCGATCTGCTGCTGGTGCTTGGCTTCGGGCAGGGGGCCGACGTGTTGCTGTTCGAGGCGACCGATGCGATCGGGTCGGTTCGGCCGCTGCTGGGTGCAAGCGGGTGGCTGGAACGCGGGCGCCAGGAACCCAATTACATGAAGTACCTTTCCTTTGCTGGGCACATCCAGCTCGAACTTGGCAAGCGGGCTGAATTCGACCAGAGTCCGGTTCTTACCGCACTTTATCGCAACCGAAAGACGGTATTGGGGCTGGTCGGCGGACGCTGCACGGAAACCGGCACAATCCAGTTTCCCAAGACCGACATCAGCGTCAACCAGAACAATCCCGCCATCGGTACGCAGGAAGATTACCCGCTTGCCGAAGTGCCCGCGCGGGTCATGAGCTATACGTCCGACAGCCTGACATTCACGCTCGATCCGCCGAACTACTACGGGATGATCGACTTCGAAGGTGGCGGGCGTATGCTGACCGAGTTCACGGACGTCGATCCCGGCCAGGTTGCGGTCGGTGCGCCCATGCGCATGATGTTCCGCGTCAAGTCGCGCGACAATCGCAGCGGCTTTGTTCAATATTTCTGGAAGGCGGTTCCGACCGTCGGGAGCGATAAGAATGGCTAG
- a CDS encoding SDR family NAD(P)-dependent oxidoreductase: MSSLSLEGKVALVTGASSGLGAHFARVLADAGAEVILAARRIDALEKLAAEIGKGARPLALDVTDRTAVESLLGSLPRLDILVNNAGITKPAPALDLTEADWDSVLDINLKAVFHVAQVCARVMKDAGGGSIVNIASILGLRQAGALLPYNVSKAGVIQLTKTLALEWARYGIRVNALAPGYFATEINAGFWETDAGQAMMKRIPQRRLGELPDLDGPLLLLASDASRYMTGSVIEVDGGHLVSTL, encoded by the coding sequence ATGTCGAGCCTTTCCCTCGAGGGCAAGGTCGCCCTCGTCACCGGCGCGTCTAGCGGACTGGGCGCACACTTCGCGCGCGTCCTTGCCGATGCCGGCGCCGAAGTGATCCTTGCTGCGCGCAGGATCGATGCGCTTGAGAAACTTGCTGCCGAGATCGGGAAGGGGGCACGGCCCCTGGCTCTGGATGTGACCGACCGGACGGCTGTCGAAAGTCTGCTTGGATCGCTCCCCAGGCTCGATATCCTTGTCAACAACGCAGGCATAACGAAGCCCGCACCGGCACTTGATCTGACCGAGGCTGACTGGGACTCCGTGCTCGACATCAATCTCAAGGCGGTATTTCACGTCGCTCAGGTCTGCGCCCGCGTCATGAAGGATGCCGGCGGTGGATCGATCGTGAATATCGCGTCGATCCTGGGATTGCGGCAGGCCGGCGCGCTCTTGCCCTATAATGTCAGCAAGGCGGGCGTCATCCAGCTCACGAAAACACTGGCGCTGGAATGGGCGCGCTACGGCATCAGGGTCAACGCGCTTGCGCCGGGCTATTTTGCCACCGAAATCAATGCCGGTTTCTGGGAGACGGATGCCGGCCAGGCGATGATGAAGCGCATACCGCAGAGGCGGCTCGGCGAACTGCCGGACCTCGATGGTCCTCTGCTCCTACTTGCTTCAGACGCGTCACGTTATATGACCGGATCAGTCATAGAAGTCGACGGCGGCCATCTCGTCAGCACATTGTAA
- a CDS encoding acyl-CoA dehydrogenase family protein translates to MTERAQQIGARVEKFVRDVVIPYETDPRRDSHGPSDALVSELRARARDAGVLTPHVLDNGEHLTQVETAHVLIRSGLSPLGPLACNTMAPDEGNMYLLGKVGSDEQKRRFLAPLVAGEARSAFFMTEPAAEGGAGSDPSMMQTTARLDGNHWVINGRKAFITGADGAKVGIVMARSDGGEGKMAATMFLVDLPHPAIRIERVLDTIDSSMPGGHSVIAIEDLRVPAEDILGAPQEGFKYAQVRLSPARLSHCMRWLGCCIRAQEIATDYANRRHAFGKPLIDHEGVGFMLAQNLIDLKQCELIIDWCAGVLDTGSLGTAESSMAKVAVSEALMRVADNCVQVMGGTGVTGDTVVEQIFREIRAFRIYDGPTEVHKWSLAKKIKRDWKAQRA, encoded by the coding sequence ATGACCGAGCGTGCACAGCAGATCGGGGCAAGGGTCGAAAAATTCGTCCGCGATGTCGTGATCCCTTACGAGACCGATCCGCGCAGGGATTCACACGGGCCGAGCGATGCGCTCGTCTCGGAATTGCGCGCCAGGGCGCGTGACGCCGGTGTGCTGACCCCGCATGTCCTCGACAATGGCGAACATCTGACCCAGGTCGAAACCGCGCATGTGTTGATCCGCAGCGGACTGTCGCCTCTGGGACCACTCGCCTGCAACACGATGGCGCCGGACGAGGGCAACATGTATCTGCTTGGCAAGGTCGGTTCGGACGAGCAGAAGCGCCGCTTCCTCGCCCCGCTCGTGGCCGGTGAGGCGCGTTCGGCGTTTTTCATGACCGAACCCGCTGCCGAGGGCGGAGCCGGGTCGGATCCCTCGATGATGCAGACGACAGCGCGACTTGACGGCAATCACTGGGTCATAAACGGTCGCAAGGCTTTCATTACCGGGGCAGACGGGGCCAAGGTCGGCATCGTGATGGCCCGTAGCGACGGCGGTGAAGGCAAGATGGCGGCCACGATGTTCCTGGTCGATCTGCCTCATCCGGCGATACGCATCGAACGGGTGCTCGACACCATCGACAGTTCGATGCCAGGCGGTCATTCGGTGATTGCCATCGAGGATTTGCGAGTACCGGCGGAAGATATTCTGGGCGCCCCGCAGGAAGGGTTCAAATATGCGCAGGTACGCCTCAGCCCGGCGCGCCTCTCGCACTGCATGCGTTGGCTGGGATGCTGCATTCGCGCGCAGGAAATCGCGACCGACTATGCCAACCGGCGCCATGCATTCGGTAAGCCGCTGATAGATCACGAAGGCGTTGGTTTCATGCTCGCGCAGAATCTGATCGACCTCAAACAATGCGAATTGATCATCGACTGGTGCGCTGGCGTGCTCGACACAGGATCGCTTGGAACCGCCGAAAGCTCGATGGCCAAGGTTGCAGTGTCAGAAGCGCTGATGCGAGTGGCGGACAATTGCGTTCAGGTCATGGGCGGAACAGGCGTAACCGGAGACACGGTGGTCGAGCAGATCTTCCGCGAAATCCGCGCATTTCGTATCTATGACGGGCCGACCGAGGTTCACAAGTGGTCCCTGGCCAAGAAGATCAAGCGCGACTGGAAGGCGCAGCGGGCATGA
- a CDS encoding acyl-CoA dehydrogenase family protein gives MSIDEDTIAQLVETVRRYTREKLVPLEEKVVEEDRVPDEIIQDFRDMGLFGLTTPEEFGGLGLTAWQEAQILTELTWAAPAFRSLVGINLGLGSQSILKDGTDAQREEWLPRVASGEIITSFCLTEPHSGSDAAALTTSAVRDGDEYVLNGSKRYITNGPIAGLFIVMARTVPERLPKNAHVTAFLVPGDTPGIERGKKDRKMGQSGAWSCDIHLDNVRVPASAILGGEEGKGFRTAMSSLDRGRISVSAACVGTARRALHEAVLYASERTQFGQAIGNFQLIQAMLADSQADLYAAECMLRDVAQRFDQGHRVSLEASCTKMFCSEMVGRVADRAVQIHGGAGYMRDSAVERIYRDARVFRIYEGTTQIQQTIIGKELMKRATA, from the coding sequence ATGAGCATTGATGAAGACACAATCGCCCAACTGGTCGAGACGGTCCGTCGCTACACACGCGAGAAGCTGGTTCCGCTTGAAGAAAAAGTGGTCGAGGAAGACCGCGTCCCCGACGAGATCATTCAGGATTTCAGGGACATGGGACTCTTCGGTCTGACGACGCCGGAAGAGTTTGGCGGACTGGGGCTGACTGCCTGGCAGGAAGCGCAGATCCTGACGGAGTTGACCTGGGCTGCACCTGCTTTCCGATCGCTGGTCGGTATCAATCTTGGCCTCGGATCGCAGAGCATTCTGAAGGACGGGACCGATGCGCAGCGTGAGGAATGGCTGCCCAGGGTTGCCAGCGGCGAGATCATCACCAGTTTCTGTCTGACCGAGCCGCATTCCGGATCGGATGCCGCTGCGCTCACCACGTCGGCGGTGCGCGACGGTGACGAATACGTGCTCAATGGCAGCAAGCGGTACATTACCAACGGTCCCATCGCCGGACTGTTCATCGTGATGGCGCGCACCGTGCCGGAGCGCTTGCCGAAGAACGCCCATGTCACGGCTTTCCTCGTGCCGGGCGATACGCCTGGGATCGAACGAGGCAAGAAGGACCGTAAGATGGGCCAGTCAGGCGCGTGGTCCTGCGACATCCACCTGGACAATGTTCGCGTGCCGGCGTCGGCCATACTCGGCGGCGAGGAAGGCAAGGGATTCCGCACTGCGATGAGCTCGCTCGATCGCGGACGGATAAGCGTCTCGGCAGCCTGTGTGGGGACGGCGCGGCGCGCATTGCACGAAGCGGTTCTCTATGCCTCCGAACGCACGCAGTTCGGCCAGGCGATCGGCAATTTCCAGCTCATCCAGGCGATGCTGGCGGACAGCCAGGCCGATCTCTACGCTGCCGAATGCATGTTGCGCGACGTAGCCCAGCGGTTCGACCAGGGGCACCGCGTGTCTCTGGAAGCATCCTGCACCAAGATGTTCTGTTCCGAGATGGTCGGTCGCGTTGCTGACCGGGCAGTGCAGATCCATGGCGGTGCGGGTTATATGCGTGACAGCGCTGTCGAGCGGATCTATCGCGATGCGCGCGTCTTCCGTATCTATGAAGGTACGACCCAGATCCAGCAGACGATCATCGGCAAGGAACTGATGAAGCGCGCCACCGCATGA
- a CDS encoding CoA transferase subunit A, whose translation MVQKIYSDAASALDGLLFDGMTIVAGGFGLCGIPETLIDGILAAGTTGITAISNNAGVDDFGLGLLLRRRQIKKMISSYVGENKEFERQYLSGELELEFCPQGTLAERIRAGGAGIPGFYTATGVGTLVAEGKELKEFGGMTYVLETGLTADLALVKAWRADRYGNLVFRKSARNFNPMAATAGKVTIAEVEEFVDELDPDHIHTPSIYVQRLIAATRNEKRIERRTTSAVPA comes from the coding sequence GTGGTCCAGAAGATATATTCGGACGCGGCCTCGGCGCTTGACGGACTGCTTTTCGACGGCATGACGATCGTCGCTGGCGGGTTCGGGCTCTGCGGCATTCCCGAAACCCTGATTGATGGCATTCTGGCCGCTGGAACGACCGGGATCACAGCGATTTCGAACAATGCCGGGGTCGATGACTTTGGCCTGGGCCTGCTGCTGCGCAGGCGCCAGATCAAGAAAATGATCTCGTCCTATGTCGGCGAAAACAAGGAGTTCGAGAGGCAATATCTCAGCGGTGAACTCGAACTTGAGTTCTGCCCGCAAGGGACGTTGGCCGAGCGTATTCGCGCCGGCGGCGCCGGCATCCCCGGATTCTATACTGCGACTGGCGTCGGAACACTGGTGGCAGAGGGAAAAGAGCTTAAGGAATTCGGCGGCATGACCTATGTGCTTGAGACGGGGCTAACCGCCGACCTTGCGCTGGTGAAGGCGTGGAGGGCAGATCGCTACGGCAACCTTGTCTTCCGCAAGTCGGCGCGCAACTTCAACCCCATGGCGGCTACTGCAGGCAAGGTCACGATTGCGGAAGTGGAGGAATTCGTGGACGAACTGGATCCTGATCATATCCATACTCCCTCCATCTACGTCCAGCGCCTGATTGCCGCGACCCGCAATGAAAAGCGGATCGAGCGTCGTACGACCAGCGCGGTGCCGGCATGA
- a CDS encoding IclR family transcriptional regulator, translating to MVPSISKAIAILRLISTKGGMGVNAVARALNLSPSSCFNILKTLAAEDFLRFDPATKVYSIGDGLAELVRVHGHDGDWRNLLHADLRQLADSTGRSSGFWRYSGNRSTLVDVIESPLETRVHLTTGQRLPAHLGAIGRCLLALEAPDARRVEEIIAELRWQAPPDPETYFKELLEVRERGWAMDDGHYLRGVVTIAAAIVGPNAVPTYCITSTGFSGQHSPEKLEEIGTRLASIARKAAARAYALPAQSAPTT from the coding sequence ATGGTTCCCTCGATATCCAAAGCCATCGCCATCCTGCGACTCATCTCCACGAAGGGAGGCATGGGCGTGAACGCGGTCGCGCGCGCGCTCAATCTCAGCCCAAGCAGTTGCTTCAACATCCTGAAGACACTCGCCGCAGAGGATTTTCTGCGCTTCGATCCTGCAACAAAGGTCTATTCGATCGGGGACGGGCTGGCCGAACTGGTCCGGGTGCACGGGCATGACGGCGACTGGCGCAACCTGCTTCATGCAGACCTTCGTCAGCTTGCCGACAGTACGGGCCGCAGCTCGGGCTTCTGGCGATACAGCGGCAATCGCTCCACGCTTGTCGATGTCATCGAAAGCCCACTGGAGACCCGGGTCCATCTCACGACGGGCCAGCGCCTACCGGCCCATCTGGGCGCGATCGGGCGGTGCCTCCTCGCACTTGAGGCTCCCGATGCGCGGCGCGTCGAGGAGATTATCGCAGAGTTGCGCTGGCAGGCGCCGCCGGATCCTGAGACTTACTTCAAGGAACTGCTGGAAGTGCGCGAACGCGGCTGGGCGATGGACGACGGCCACTACCTGCGCGGCGTCGTGACCATCGCCGCCGCCATCGTCGGACCGAATGCGGTCCCCACATACTGCATCACGAGCACCGGTTTCTCCGGACAGCATTCGCCCGAAAAGCTGGAGGAAATCGGCACAAGGCTCGCCAGTATCGCCCGCAAGGCAGCCGCTCGCGCCTATGCCCTGCCTGCACAGAGCGCCCCGACCACATAA
- a CDS encoding MaoC family dehydratase, with protein sequence MQFDPARLLSLAPRVTKHAYSKRSTMLYALGVGAGQDPEAGDLRFVYEEGLEALPSMAVVLGYPGFWQKEPEYGIDWKRVLHAEQSVRFYRPLPVEGEVRSEMTIESIFDKGAEKGALLSSLRKIFDAANGDLLASVTQTSFLRGNGGHGGSEGEPPRPHAVPERAPDISVTVQTRPEQALIYRLSGDYNPLHADPAVARDAGLPRPILHGLCTYGIGTRVIVAQLLGNDGGRLKRLDARFTAPVFPGDELVVSIWREGDGRAAYKVEVPARSVTAINNGFVEFAS encoded by the coding sequence GTGCAGTTCGATCCCGCACGACTGCTCTCGCTTGCGCCGCGCGTGACCAAGCATGCCTACAGCAAGCGCAGCACCATGCTTTATGCGCTTGGCGTTGGGGCTGGGCAGGATCCGGAAGCCGGAGACCTGCGCTTCGTCTACGAAGAAGGTCTGGAAGCGCTGCCATCCATGGCGGTAGTGCTGGGCTATCCGGGCTTCTGGCAGAAAGAGCCGGAATACGGGATCGACTGGAAGCGAGTGCTGCACGCCGAACAATCCGTCAGATTCTACCGGCCCCTGCCGGTGGAAGGCGAGGTGCGCAGCGAGATGACGATTGAGTCCATCTTCGACAAGGGTGCGGAAAAAGGCGCTCTGCTTTCGTCTCTTCGCAAGATCTTCGATGCCGCGAATGGAGACCTGCTGGCGAGTGTCACGCAGACATCCTTCCTTCGCGGCAACGGCGGACATGGTGGATCCGAGGGAGAGCCGCCCAGACCGCACGCGGTCCCCGAGCGGGCGCCCGACATATCCGTCACTGTGCAGACACGTCCGGAACAGGCGCTGATCTACCGGCTCTCTGGCGACTACAACCCGCTCCATGCCGATCCTGCCGTTGCGCGGGACGCGGGGTTGCCGCGGCCGATCCTGCACGGATTGTGCACTTACGGCATCGGTACGCGGGTCATTGTCGCACAGCTTCTCGGCAATGACGGCGGTCGGCTCAAGCGTCTCGATGCGCGTTTCACCGCGCCGGTCTTTCCCGGCGACGAACTGGTAGTGTCGATCTGGCGCGAAGGCGATGGCAGGGCGGCCTACAAGGTCGAAGTCCCGGCTCGCTCCGTGACGGCGATCAACAATGGATTTGTGGAGTTTGCAAGCTGA
- a CDS encoding SMP-30/gluconolactonase/LRE family protein yields the protein MEFETVTEGLEFPEGPIAMADGSVILVEIKRQTLSRVLPDGTVEVIAHLGGGPNGAAIGPDGAVYVCNNGGFNWMLVDGIVAPHGTPGDYTSGSIQRVDLATGEFTTLYDSCDGRPLRGPNDIVFDRDGGFYFTDLGKTDGEKHDVGHLYYATADGKTIRRVREGMITPNGVGISPDQKSVIVAESHTSRVYVFEITGPGQVEQLVDRWGMRRNVLGPLPGYQSLDSLAIEADGKVCVATLINGGITVFDPETRGTEHIAFPDPIVTNICFGGEDMRDAWITASGTGKLFKCRWPRPGLKLNYNG from the coding sequence ATGGAATTTGAAACGGTTACAGAGGGCCTGGAGTTTCCCGAGGGACCCATCGCCATGGCCGACGGGTCGGTCATCCTGGTCGAGATCAAGCGCCAGACCCTTAGTCGTGTCCTGCCCGACGGGACAGTAGAGGTGATCGCGCATCTGGGTGGCGGTCCGAATGGCGCTGCGATCGGCCCCGACGGCGCGGTCTACGTCTGCAACAATGGTGGCTTCAACTGGATGTTGGTGGACGGCATCGTCGCGCCGCATGGCACGCCGGGCGATTACACCAGCGGTTCGATCCAGCGGGTCGACCTCGCTACCGGCGAGTTCACGACGCTCTACGACAGCTGCGATGGGCGGCCGCTGCGCGGGCCCAACGACATCGTGTTCGACCGCGACGGCGGGTTCTATTTCACCGACTTGGGCAAGACCGATGGCGAAAAGCACGACGTCGGCCACCTTTATTATGCCACGGCGGACGGCAAGACGATCAGGCGTGTGCGTGAAGGCATGATCACGCCCAACGGTGTCGGAATTTCACCTGATCAAAAGTCGGTGATCGTGGCCGAATCCCATACGAGCCGCGTCTACGTGTTCGAGATTACCGGCCCTGGACAAGTCGAACAGCTGGTGGACCGCTGGGGAATGCGCCGCAATGTGCTGGGTCCGTTACCTGGTTATCAGAGTCTCGATAGCCTTGCGATCGAGGCTGACGGCAAGGTCTGCGTCGCAACGCTTATCAACGGGGGTATCACCGTGTTCGATCCCGAGACGCGCGGGACCGAGCACATCGCCTTTCCCGATCCCATCGTCACCAACATCTGTTTCGGCGGCGAGGACATGCGCGACGCATGGATCACCGCGTCGGGCACTGGCAAGCTGTTCAAGTGCCGCTGGCCACGACCGGGGCTCAAGCTGAACTACAACGGCTGA